From a single Eremothecium sinecaudum strain ATCC 58844 chromosome III, complete sequence genomic region:
- the UTP7 gene encoding Utp7p (Syntenic homolog of Ashbya gossypii ACL034W; Syntenic homolog of Saccharomyces cerevisiae YER082C (UTP7)), producing MAKKSKGANLSHVIDQKSISKFQRQSPSSSNKKIKDKKLRAGLKRIDEQYKDAVANAAATDYLLPETQGYLEAEDEMEKTFKFSQDEIKAHVDISTANKALDLKLKDFGPYHINYSRTGTHLLVAGRKGHVASMDWRKGELRAELHLNETVQAATYLQNEQYFAVAQKKYTFIYDHEGTELHRLKQHIEVKHLEFLPYHYLLATAGQTGFLKYQDVSTGQLVTEIKTKLGPTISMAQNPWNAVLHLGHANGTVTLWAPNMPTPLVRLLCARSQVKSIAVDRQGTYMATTGADRSLKIWDIRMFKEVHTVENLPTPGTNVSISDTGLLVLTRGPHVTLWKDVFKHGSEARPCFTSSGLKNRNTPYMSHMFAGNSINNIAFVPFEDLMGVGHQNGVTNLIIPGAGEANYDALEVNPYETSKQRQEQEVRSLLNKLPADSISLDPNVVGTVDSRSSQVRLTAKTLAEITASQHNIAKDNKDIPDVKPDVKSKNSGLRTYLRKQTQNVIDERKLRVQKQLEKEKSQRTRKHMVERGELDENHKDVVDESLSRFS from the coding sequence ATGGCTAAGAAGTCCAAAGGTGCTAATCTATCGCATGTTATAGATCAAAAGAGTATTAGTAAGTTTCAAAGACAGTCTCCAAGCTCTTCtaataaaaaaataaagGATAAAAAGCTTAGAGCAGGATTGAAGCGTATCGATGAGCAATATAAAGATGCTGTTGCTAATGCTGCAGCTACTGATTATTTGCTACCCGAAACGCAGGGTTACTTAGAAGCTGAAGATGAAATGGAAAAGACTTTTAAATTTAGTCAAGATGAAATTAAGGCCCATGTAGATATCAGCACTGCCAATAAAGCACTTGATCTAAAACTAAAGGATTTTGGACCATATCATATTAATTACTCTAGAACTGGTACCCATTTACTGGTTGCAGGACGTAAGGGCCATGTTGCCTCTATGGATTGGAGGAAAGGAGAATTACGTGCAGAACTTCACTTAAACGAGACAGTTCAAGCCGCTACTTACCTGCAGAATGAGCAATACTTTGCAGTTGCGCAGAAAAAATACACTTTTATATATGATCATGAGGGTACAGAACTACACCGTCTGAAGCAGCATATCGAGGTCAAGCACTTAGAATTCCTACCCTACCACTATTTGCTGGCCACAGCAGGCCAAACGGGGTTCTTGAAGTATCAGGACGTCTCAACAGGACAATTAGTTACAGAAATAAAGACAAAGCTAGGACCAACTATTTCAATGGCTCAAAATCCTTGGAATGCTGTCTTGCACCTAGGTCACGCCAACGGTACGGTTACTTTGTGGGCTCCAAATATGCCTACTCCACTAGTTAGGCTTCTATGTGCCAGAAGCCAGGTTAAGAGTATTGCAGTTGACAGACAGGGAACGTATATGGCTACTACTGGAGCCGATCGTTCTCTAAAGATCTGGGACATAAGGATGTTTAAAGAAGTTCATACTGTCGAAAATCTGCCAACTCCCGGTACCAACGTATCGATATCAGACACAGGCTTGCTTGTGTTGACAAGAGGCCCTCACGTAACACTTTGGAAAGATGTTTTCAAGCATGGTTCTGAAGCAAGGCCGTGCTTTACCTCTAGTGGTTTGAAAAACAGGAACACGCCTTATATGTCTCATATGTTCGCTGGTAATAGCATAAACAATATTGCGTTTGTACCATTTGAAGATTTGATGGGTGTTGGTCACCAAAATGGTGTCACCAATCTAATCATTCCTGGTGCTGGTGAAGCAAACTACGATGCATTAGAAGTTAACCCTTACGAGACCTCCAAACAAAGACAAGAACAAGAAGTTAGATCTCTATTGAACAAACTACCTGCGGACTCAATCTCTTTGGATCCTAATGTTGTTGGAACAGTGGATAGTCGTTCATCTCAAGTAAGGCTAACTGCTAAAACTTTAGCAGAAATCACAGCATCTCAGCATAACATTGCAAAAGATAACAAGGATATCCCAGATGTTAAACCTGATGTTAAGAGCAAAAACTCTGGACTGCGTACATACCTCCGTAAGCAGACCCAGAATGTTATTGATGAGAGAAAACTGAGAGTTCAAAAGCAATTAGAGAAAGAGAAGTCGCAACGTACGCGGAAGCATATGGTCGAGAGGGGAGAACTTGACGAGAATCATAAAGATGTAGTTGATGAATCCTTAAGTAGATTTAGTTGA
- the RPN2 gene encoding proteasome regulatory particle base subunit RPN2 (Syntenic homolog of Ashbya gossypii ACL033C; Syntenic homolog of Saccharomyces cerevisiae YIL075C (RPN2)), giving the protein MSATTAAPLLALLREKDNAVKSYALQSINDVVDQLWSEVSNDITDIEALYEDNKFQDRNLAALVVSKIYYNLGEYQSAVKYALAAEGYFDVNEKSKYVETIVSQSIELYIELSSKNYGKQNTEIDRQLVSVFERMLNKCIAAGEFKLALGIALESYRLDIVSDILAQQTSEANALKLITYVLVAATSTVNNSQFRVKVLHELFNVLMKLKSPDYFAISKVIVNLNDSELATQLFKKLIAEENSEIGYQIAFDLVTSASQGLLNELVASLTPDNKDPNLLKILSGIPTCEYTNVFLYRNKKIDLALLVRSKAMMDGKFSLFHTAVSVSNAFMHAGTTDDTFIRSNLQWLGKAQNWAKFTATASLGIIHQGNLSDGKKIMEPYLPGRRASSRYIKGGSLYGLGLIYAGYGKEIIGYLKQQIVDNSSNTSDDDIDVLLHGASLGIGLAGMGSNDFEIYEALKEVLYADSANSGAAAALGIGLTMLGSGDKTVIENLYTYSQETSHGEITRGLAIALALINYGREELADDLIEKMLSHENDFLRYGGVFTIALAYAGSSSNRAVKKLLHVAVSDSNDDVRRAAVTGLGFVLIRDYTTVPRIVELLSESHNPHVRCGTAFALGIACAGRGLQSAYDVLEPLTKDPVDFVRQAAMISLSMILIQQTEKTNPKVKEVNELFRSVTTNKHQEGLAKFGACVAQGIMNAGGCNVTIQLENPEMGTLNTKSVVGLAMFVQFWYWFPLSHFLSLSFTATTIIGVRSQDLCIPKFSFNCHTKEGVFDYPPMFEGDLGKTIAMMTTAVLSTTAKAKARAKKSKKDKVPEHEKVKEPLKQEKEENKDKKDPQPSDEEIKIKYTTTSYKVENASRVLPQQLKYISFAKEERFTPVRKFKGSNGVIVLSDKTPDEPAELIKIEKQVKDVDAPVPTPFKVEDNF; this is encoded by the coding sequence ATGTCTGCAACTACAGCCGCTCCACTGTTGGCGCTTCTTAGAGAGAAGGATAATGCTGTAAAGTCATATGCTTTACAGTCTATAAACGACGTTGTTGATCAATTATGGTCAGAAGTTTCGAATGATATTACGGATATTGAGGCTTTATATGAAGATAATAAGTTTCAGGATCGTAATTTGGCAGCTTTGGTTGTTTCAAAGATATATTATAACTTGGGTGAATACCAATCTGCTGTTAAATACGCCCTTGCCGCAGAAGGGTATTTTGATGTTAATGAAAAATCGAAGTACGTTGAGACAATTGTTTCTCAAAGTATTGAATTATACATTGAACTATCAAGTAAGAACTATGGTAAACAAAATACTGAAATAGATCGCCAACTAGTTAGCGTTTTTGAGCGAATGTTGAATAAATGTATTGCTGCTGGGGAATTTAAGCTTGCACTTGGAATTGCATTGGAAAGTTATAGGTTGGATATAGTGTCGGATATATTGGCGCAACAGACCTCTGAGGCGAATGCTTTGAAACTCATTACATATGTCCTTGTTGCGGCGACTAGCACTGTTAATAATTCTCAATTCAGAGTGAAGGTCCTACACGAACTTTTCAACGTTTTGATGAAACTAAAGTCTCCAGATTACTTTGCTATTTCTAAAGTTATTGTGAACTTAAATGATTCAGAATTGGCTACTCAACTTTTCAAGAAATTGATTGCAGAAGAAAACAGTGAAATCGGTTATCAAATTGCCTTTGATTTAGTCACTTCAGCATCTCAAGGGTTGCTAAACGAGTTAGTAGCTTCACTAACGCCAGATAACAAGGATCCTAATTTATTGAAGATTTTATCAGGTATACCGACCTGCGAATACACTAATGTTTTCCTTTACAGGAACAAGAAAATTGACTTAGCACTATTGGTGAGGTCCAAAGCCATGATGGATGGTAAGTTTTCTCTATTTCATACTGCAGTCAGTGTCTCTAATGCTTTCATGCATGCTGGTACCACTGATGACACATTTATTAGATCCAACTTGCAGTGGTTAGGAAAGGCACAGAATTGGGCCAAGTTTACCGCAACTGCCTCTTTGGGAATCATTCACCAAGGTAACCTATCGGACGGTAAGAAAATTATGGAGCCATATCTACCAGGGCGCCGTGCATCATCACGCTATATTAAGGGTGGATCTTTATATGGTCTAGGGTTGATATATGCAGGTTACGGTAAGGAAATCATTGGCTACCTAAAACAGCAAATTGTTGACAACAGTTCCAATACCAGTGATGACGATATTGATGTTCTATTACATGGTGCGTCGTTGGGAATTGGTTTAGCTGGTATGGGCTCGAACGATTTTGAAATTTATGAGGCCTTAAAGGAAGTTCTATATGCAGATTCAGCTAATTCCGGTGCGGCTGCTGCTTTAGGTATCGGTTTGACCATGCTGGGATCTGGTGATAAGACTGTTATTGAAAACTTGTATACCTATTCACAAGAGACCAGCCACGGTGAGATTACTCGAGGACTGGCAATTGCCTTGGCGTTAATCAATTACGGACGTGAAGAGTTGGCAGACGATCTTATCGAAAAGATGCTAAGTCATGAAAATGACTTTTTACGTTATGGTGGTGTCTTTACCATTGCTTTGGCATACGCTGGTTCTAGCAGCAATAGAGCTGTAAAAAAATTGTTGCATGTAGCAGTCTCGGATTCTAACGATGACGTCAGAAGGGCTGCTGTCACAGGTCTTGGGTTCGTGTTAATTCGCGATTATACTACTGTCCCTAGAATAGTTGAACTATTGTCAGAATCTCATAATCCACATGTGCGTTGTGGTACTGCGTTTGCCCTTGGTATAGCCTGTGCGGGTAGAGGCTTGCAAAGTGCCTACGATGTCTTGGAACCATTGACCAAAGATCCTGTTGACTTCGTTCGTCAAGCAGCAATGATTTCATTATCCATGATCTTGATCCAGCAAACTGAAAAGACAAATCCTAAAGTGAAGGAAGTAAATGAGCTATTCAGATCTGTTACTACTAATAAACACCAAGAAGGACTAGCTAAGTTTGGTGCCTGCGTTGCTCAAGGTATAATGAATGCCGGTGGGTGTAACGTTACTATCCAATTGGAAAATCCTGAGATGGGAACTTTGAACACTAAATCTGTCGTTGGTCTAGCAATGTTCGTTCAATTTTGGTACTGGTTCCCATTATCGCACTTCTTATCGTTGTCATTTACTGCTACTACCATAATTGGTGTTCGTAGCCAGGACTTATGCATTCCAAAGTTTTCATTTAACTGTCATACAAAAGAGGGTGTCTTTGATTACCCTCCAATGTTTGAGGGTGACCTAGGGAAGACAATTGCTATGATGACCACTGCTGTTTTGTCTACGACTGCAAAGGCTAAAGCTCGGGCAAAGAAATCTAAGAAGGACAAGGTGCCCGAACACGAGAAGGTGAAGGAACCATTAAAACAAGAGAAGGAAGAAAATAAAGATAAAAAGGATCCTCAACCTAGCGACGAagaaattaaaataaaatacaCCACTACTTCCTATAAAGTTGAAAATGCTTCCAGAGTCCTACCACAACAATTAAAATACATATCTTTCGCGAAAGAGGAGCGTTTCACCCCTGTTCGTAAGTTCAAAGGTAGTAATGGTGTGATCGTTTTGTCTGATAAAACTCCAGACGAACCTGCTGAGTTAATTAAGATTGAAAAACAGGTTAAAGATGTAGATGCGCCAGTGCCTACTCCATTCAAAGTAGAAGACAATTTCTAG
- the SER33 gene encoding phosphoglycerate dehydrogenase SER33 (Syntenic homolog of Ashbya gossypii ACL032C; Syntenic homolog of Saccharomyces cerevisiae YIL074C (SER33) and YER081W (SER3)) encodes MTSPRVIDNMQSSFKQMNVSSSPGVVSTSPTSSFMNAMSQRLSAAKQAKTLKPFSTGDMKILLLENVNQTAIDIFNEQGYQVEFYKSSLPEEELIAKIRDVHAIGIRSKTKLTAEILKHAKNLVCIGCFCIGTNQVDLDYAATRGISVFNSPFSNSRSVAELVIAEVISLARQLGDRSIELHTGTWNKVSHRCWEVRGKTLGIVGYGHIGSQLSVLAEAFGMHVLYYDIVTIMALGTAKQVSTLDELLNRSDFVTLHVPATEETENMISAPQLAAMKDGAYLINASRGTVVDIPSLIQAIKFGKIAGAALDVYPNEPAKNGSGVFNDELNPWISELVSLPNVILTPHIGGSTEEAQSAIGVEVAASLSKYINEGNSVGAVNFPEVSLRSLDLDQENTVRVLYIHHNVPGVLKTVNNILSDHNIEKQFSDSRGNIAYLIADISDVNMGGIKDIYDRLNETQYKISIRLLY; translated from the coding sequence ATGACATCTCCCAGAGTGATAGACAACATGCAAAGTAGCTTTAAGCAAATGAACGTTTCTTCTTCCCCAGGAGTAGTTTCTACTTCTCCTACTTCTTCGTTTATGAATGCTATGTCGCAGCGCCTCTCTGCTGCTAAGCAGGCCAAGACTTTGAAGCCCTTTTCTACTGGCGATATGAAGATTCTACTGCTCGAGAACGTGAACCAGACTGCcattgatatttttaatgaGCAGGGTTACCAGGTTGAGTTCTACAAGTCATCGCTTCCTGAGGAAGAGTTGATTGCTAAAATCAGGGATGTTCATGCCATTGGTATTAGGTCGAAGACCAAACTGACAGCTGAAATTCTAAAGCACGCTAAGAATCTGGTTTGTATTGGATGTTTCTGTATTGGTACAAACCAAGTTGACTTGGACTACGCTGCCACGAGAGGTATTTCCGTGTTTAACTCTCCTTTCTCTAACTCTAGATCGGTTGCCGAGCTGGTTATTGCGGAGGTTATTTCGCTTGCTAGACAGCTTGGAGACAGATCCATTGAACTACACACTGGCACCTGGAACAAAGTTTCACACCGTTGTTGGGAAGTTAGAGGCAAGACGTTGGGTATAGTTGGATACGGTCATATTGGGTCTCAATTGTCTGTTCTTGCCGAGGCTTTTGGTATGCATGTCTTGTACTACGACATTGTTACCATCATGGCGTTAGGTACAGCTAAGCAGGTCTCTACTTTGGATGAGTTGCTAAATAGATCCGACTTCGTGACTCTACATGTCCCAGCTACTGAGGAGACTGAAAATATGATTTCCGCTCCACAACTAGCAGCTATGAAGGACGGTGCCTATTTGATCAACGCTTCCAGAGGTACCGTTGTTGACATTCCTTCTCTAATACAGGCCATAAAGTTTGGTAAGATCGCTGGTGCAGCGCTAGACGTATATCCAAACGAACCAGCCAAAAACGGCTCTGGTGTCTTTAACGATGAATTGAACCCTTGGATCTCAGAACTTGTTTCGCTTCCAAATGTGATCCTTACACCTCATATCGGTGGCTCCACCGAAGAGGCACAAAGTGCCATTGGTGTTGAGGTTGCAGCATCCTTGAGCAAATATATCAACGAAGGTAACTCTGTTGGTGCCGTGAACTTCCCAGAAGTTTCCCTAAGATCTCTGGATCTAGATCAAGAAAACACTGTTCGTGTTCTATATATCCATCACAATGTGCCCGGTGTGCTAAAGACTGTTAACAACATCTTATCCGATCACAATATTGAGAAGCAATTCTCGGATTCTAGAGGGAACATTGCTTACCTGATTGCCGACATTTCAGATGTCAACATGGGTGGAATCAAGGACATTTACGACCGTTTGAACGAAACGCAGTATAAGATTTCCATCAGATTACTATATTAA
- the CNB1 gene encoding calcineurin regulatory subunit B (Syntenic homolog of Ashbya gossypii AER096C; Syntenic homolog of Saccharomyces cerevisiae YKL190W (CNB1); 1-intron in Ashbya gossypii), protein MGAAPSKVLEELLDETNFDRYEINRLRKRFLKLDRDSSGSIDRSEFMSIPGVASNPLAGRIMEVFDTDNSGDIDFQEFINSLSIFSGRGDREEKLRFAFKIYDIDDDGYISNGELFIVLKIMIGNNLEDEQLQHIVDRAVMENDLDGDGRLNFEEFMNAIETTEVANSLTIEYQV, encoded by the exons ATGGGTGCAGCTCCCTCAAAAGTATTAGAAGAATTACTGGATGAAACTAACT TCGACAGGTATGAAATAAATAGACTACGGAAGCGATTCCTGAAACTAGACCGAGATAGTTCGGGTTCTATTGACAGAAGTGAGTTTATGTCGATACCCGGGGTGGCATCTAATCCCTTGGCCGGCAGGATTATGGAAGTTTTCGATACCGACAACAGCGGTGATATTGATTTTCAAGAGTTTATTAATAGTCTATCTATCTTTAGTGGTAGAGGGGACAGGGAGGAAAAGTTGAGATTTGCATTTAAGATTTATGACATCGATGATGATGGATATATTTCTAATGGGGAGTTATTTATCGTACTAAAAATCATGATCGGTAATAACTTAGAGGACGAACAATTACAACATATAGTAGACAGAGCTGTCATGGAAAACGATTTGGATGGTGACGGAAGGCTCaattttgaagaatttaTGAATGCGATAGAGACTACTGAAGTCGCGAACTCTTTGACCATTGAGTACCAAGTTTAG
- the CDC73 gene encoding Cdc73p (Syntenic homolog of Ashbya gossypii AER095W; Syntenic homolog of Saccharomyces cerevisiae YLR418C (CDC73)) has product MKLTKLRNHLKDNPTLKLVDENGQDMDDISTAKTLILGAETFPLDSDTDFKLEDKEIPLRVVVHCWLHKDSSASEYLADCQAKQLTNVSFLQRNDLVQWLSGQAQVSQYIAIDSDSKAAEVAEERMPSKYAEDSGLQEILSHERVLMDHNSSLRGTKPRNFAYLIKEAELKMVHQLKNSRRPEANAGVSKAPTGPKHAAVNDPIILIPSAASSIFTIANIKQFLEESQYLHPKELPTVQNDLTTVVKKFDRISRPIKFLIVNNTRLFTKPEYWNRVVGIFTTGHEWQFNNYQWSNPADLFQRCRGYYFHFAGDVIPKNVNQWNVQKIELDKSKRYKDVEVLRFFWDTMEKELLSRGYR; this is encoded by the coding sequence ATGAAGCTCACAAAATTGAGAAATCATTTGAAGGATAACCCCACGTTGAAGCTAGTGGACGAAAATGGTCAGGATATGGATGATATTTCGACAGCTAAAACTTTGATATTAGGTGCGGAAACCTTTCCACTCGACTCAGACACTGATTTTAAACTAGAAGATAAAGAAATACCTCTTAGGGTTGTTGTACATTGCTGGCTACATAAGGATTCCAGTGCGAGTGAATATTTAGCTGATTGTCAAGCTAAACAGCTGACGAACGTATCATTTTTACAGAGAAATGATCTAGTTCAATGGTTATCTGGACAAGCTCAAGTTTCCCAGTATATTGCGATTGATAGTGACTCAAAGGCTGCGGAGGTAGCTGAAGAACGTATGCCTTCGAAGTATGCAGAAGATAGCGGTTTGCAGGAGATCCTGTCTCACGAAAGAGTGCTTATGGACCATAACTCATCTTTGAGAGGTACCAAACCACGGAACTTTGCTTACCTCATAAAAGAGGCAGAACTAAAAATGGTACACCAGCTAAAGAATTCGCGGCGTCCAGAGGCAAACGCAGGGGTGTCAAAGGCGCCTACTGGTCCAAAGCATGCAGCCGTTAATGATCCGATTATCTTGATCCCATCGGCAGCCTCTTCGATATTTACGATCGCCAATATCAAGCAATTCCTCGAGGAATCTCAATACTTGCACCCTAAGGAACTCCCAACTGTTCAGAATGACTTAACTACAGTTGTCAAGAAGTTTGACCGCATTTCCCGGCCAATTAAATTTTTGATTGTTAACAATACTCGTTTATTCACAAAACCGGAGTACTGGAACCGAGTGGTGGGTATCTTTACAACCGGCCACGAATGGCAGTTTAATAACTATCAGTGGTCCAACCCTGCAGACCTCTTCCAGAGGTGCAGAGGCtattattttcattttGCCGGAGATGTTATTCCTAAGAATGTCAACCAGTGGAATGTACAGAAAATTGAACTGGATAAAAGCAAGAGATACAAAGACGTAGAGGTGCTTCGCTTCTTTTGGGACACTATGGAGAAAGAGCTGCTGAGTCGCGGCTATCGCTGA